A window of Vigna unguiculata cultivar IT97K-499-35 chromosome 4, ASM411807v1, whole genome shotgun sequence contains these coding sequences:
- the LOC114181943 gene encoding alpha/beta hydrolase domain-containing protein 17C isoform X3, whose product MGGVTSSIAAKFAFFPPQPPSYTVVAAESGAESGPPRLVIPEVPMKDNVDVLKLRTRRGNEIVAVYVKYHRPTCTMLYSHGNAADLGQMFELFVELSNRLRLNVMGYDYSGYGQSTGKPTEYNTYADIDAAYKCLKEQYGVKDDQLILYGQSVGSGPTLDLASQIPELRGVVLHSPILSGLRVLYPVKRTYWFDIYKNIDKVGAVKCPVLVIHGTADEVVDVSHGKQLWELCKTIGKSKATANGSKKESVESENEGKEGRKECEGGTSGTSEMSKEIPEVSRNSLDSRLEKSKKAEKPEKSRMSTDHVDRFRRRKGLVW is encoded by the exons ATGGGCGGAGTCACCTCCTCGATCGCTGCCAAGTTCGCGTTCTTCCCGCCGCAGCCGCCCTCTTACACCGTGGTCGCCGCCGAGAGTGGTGCGGAATCTGGGCCGCCGAGGCTTGTCATTCCCGAGGTGCCGATGAAGGACAACGTGGACGTGCTCAAGCTTCGGACGCGCCGAGGTAACGAAATCGTGGCGGTGTACGTTAAGTATCATAGACCCACCTGCACCATGCTCTATTCCCACGGTAATGCTGCCGATTTGGGCCAAATGTTCGAACTTTTCGTCGAATTGAGCAACAGGCTTCGCCTCAATGTTATGGG TTACGATTACTCTGGGTATGGACAGTCAACAGGAAAG CCAACTGAATATAATACATACGCAGATATTGATGCTGCATATAAATGCCTAAAAGAACAATACGGGGTGAAAGATGACCAATTGATACTGTATGGTCAATCTGTTGGGAGTGGTCCCACACTTGATCTTGCTTCCCAGATTCCAGAATTAAGAGGTGTTGTCTTGCATAGTCCAATTTTATCTGGACTTAGAGTACTATACCCTGTAAAAAGGACATACTGGTTTGATATTTACAAG AACATTGACAAGGTTGGTGCAGTCAAATGTCCTGTTTTGGTTATACAT GGGACAGCAGACGAAGTGGTGGACGTGTCCCATGGAAAGCAGTTGTGGGAGCTTTGCAAG ACAATTGGAAAATCTAAAGCAACTGCAAATGGTTCTAAAAAGGAGAGTGTAGAGTCTGAGAATGAAGGCAAAGAAGGTAGAAAAGAATGTGAAGGTGGAACATCTGGTACTTCTGAAATGAGCAAAGAAATCCCTGAAGTTTCTAGAAACAGTTTAGATAGCCGTCTTGAGAAATCGAAGAAAGCAGAGAAACCAGAAAAATCTCGTATGAGCACAGACCATGTTGATAGGTTTAGGAGAAGAAAGGGGTTAGTTTGGTAG
- the LOC114181943 gene encoding alpha/beta hydrolase domain-containing protein 17C isoform X2 produces the protein MGGVTSSIAAKFAFFPPQPPSYTVVAAESGAESGPPRLVIPEVPMKDNVDVLKLRTRRGNEIVAVYVKYHRPTCTMLYSHGNAADLGQMFELFVELSNRLRLNVMGYDYSGYGQSTGKPTEYNTYADIDAAYKCLKEQYGVKDDQLILYGQSVGSGPTLDLASQIPELRGVVLHSPILSGLRVLYPVKRTYWFDIYKNIDKVGAVKCPVLVIHGTADEVVDVSHGKQLWELCKVKYEALWTIGKSKATANGSKKESVESENEGKEGRKECEGGTSGTSEMSKEIPEVSRNSLDSRLEKSKKAEKPEKSRMSTDHVDRFRRRKGLVW, from the exons ATGGGCGGAGTCACCTCCTCGATCGCTGCCAAGTTCGCGTTCTTCCCGCCGCAGCCGCCCTCTTACACCGTGGTCGCCGCCGAGAGTGGTGCGGAATCTGGGCCGCCGAGGCTTGTCATTCCCGAGGTGCCGATGAAGGACAACGTGGACGTGCTCAAGCTTCGGACGCGCCGAGGTAACGAAATCGTGGCGGTGTACGTTAAGTATCATAGACCCACCTGCACCATGCTCTATTCCCACGGTAATGCTGCCGATTTGGGCCAAATGTTCGAACTTTTCGTCGAATTGAGCAACAGGCTTCGCCTCAATGTTATGGG TTACGATTACTCTGGGTATGGACAGTCAACAGGAAAG CCAACTGAATATAATACATACGCAGATATTGATGCTGCATATAAATGCCTAAAAGAACAATACGGGGTGAAAGATGACCAATTGATACTGTATGGTCAATCTGTTGGGAGTGGTCCCACACTTGATCTTGCTTCCCAGATTCCAGAATTAAGAGGTGTTGTCTTGCATAGTCCAATTTTATCTGGACTTAGAGTACTATACCCTGTAAAAAGGACATACTGGTTTGATATTTACAAG AACATTGACAAGGTTGGTGCAGTCAAATGTCCTGTTTTGGTTATACAT GGGACAGCAGACGAAGTGGTGGACGTGTCCCATGGAAAGCAGTTGTGGGAGCTTTGCAAGGTAAAGTACGAAGCATTGTGG ACAATTGGAAAATCTAAAGCAACTGCAAATGGTTCTAAAAAGGAGAGTGTAGAGTCTGAGAATGAAGGCAAAGAAGGTAGAAAAGAATGTGAAGGTGGAACATCTGGTACTTCTGAAATGAGCAAAGAAATCCCTGAAGTTTCTAGAAACAGTTTAGATAGCCGTCTTGAGAAATCGAAGAAAGCAGAGAAACCAGAAAAATCTCGTATGAGCACAGACCATGTTGATAGGTTTAGGAGAAGAAAGGGGTTAGTTTGGTAG
- the LOC114181943 gene encoding alpha/beta hydrolase domain-containing protein 17C isoform X1 — MGGVTSSIAAKFAFFPPQPPSYTVVAAESGAESGPPRLVIPEVPMKDNVDVLKLRTRRGNEIVAVYVKYHRPTCTMLYSHGNAADLGQMFELFVELSNRLRLNVMGYDYSGYGQSTGKPTEYNTYADIDAAYKCLKEQYGVKDDQLILYGQSVGSGPTLDLASQIPELRGVVLHSPILSGLRVLYPVKRTYWFDIYKNIDKVGAVKCPVLVIHGTADEVVDVSHGKQLWELCKVKYEALWVSGGGHCNLELYPEFIKHLKKFVQTIGKSKATANGSKKESVESENEGKEGRKECEGGTSGTSEMSKEIPEVSRNSLDSRLEKSKKAEKPEKSRMSTDHVDRFRRRKGLVW, encoded by the exons ATGGGCGGAGTCACCTCCTCGATCGCTGCCAAGTTCGCGTTCTTCCCGCCGCAGCCGCCCTCTTACACCGTGGTCGCCGCCGAGAGTGGTGCGGAATCTGGGCCGCCGAGGCTTGTCATTCCCGAGGTGCCGATGAAGGACAACGTGGACGTGCTCAAGCTTCGGACGCGCCGAGGTAACGAAATCGTGGCGGTGTACGTTAAGTATCATAGACCCACCTGCACCATGCTCTATTCCCACGGTAATGCTGCCGATTTGGGCCAAATGTTCGAACTTTTCGTCGAATTGAGCAACAGGCTTCGCCTCAATGTTATGGG TTACGATTACTCTGGGTATGGACAGTCAACAGGAAAG CCAACTGAATATAATACATACGCAGATATTGATGCTGCATATAAATGCCTAAAAGAACAATACGGGGTGAAAGATGACCAATTGATACTGTATGGTCAATCTGTTGGGAGTGGTCCCACACTTGATCTTGCTTCCCAGATTCCAGAATTAAGAGGTGTTGTCTTGCATAGTCCAATTTTATCTGGACTTAGAGTACTATACCCTGTAAAAAGGACATACTGGTTTGATATTTACAAG AACATTGACAAGGTTGGTGCAGTCAAATGTCCTGTTTTGGTTATACAT GGGACAGCAGACGAAGTGGTGGACGTGTCCCATGGAAAGCAGTTGTGGGAGCTTTGCAAGGTAAAGTACGAAGCATTGTGGGTAAGTGGTGGTGGGCATTGTAATCTTGAGCTTTACCCAGAATTCATTAAACATCTAAAGAAATTTGTACAGACAATTGGAAAATCTAAAGCAACTGCAAATGGTTCTAAAAAGGAGAGTGTAGAGTCTGAGAATGAAGGCAAAGAAGGTAGAAAAGAATGTGAAGGTGGAACATCTGGTACTTCTGAAATGAGCAAAGAAATCCCTGAAGTTTCTAGAAACAGTTTAGATAGCCGTCTTGAGAAATCGAAGAAAGCAGAGAAACCAGAAAAATCTCGTATGAGCACAGACCATGTTGATAGGTTTAGGAGAAGAAAGGGGTTAGTTTGGTAG